CCGCCGACGACTCACCGGAGCAGTTGCGCGCGCTCTGGCAGGACGCCGTGGCCCGCTCCCGTGCCTCGGTCGATGAGGCGTTGGCCGCCGGAGGCCTGGAACAGCGGTCCAAGCGCACCTGGCCGGACGGCAACGCGCCCACCCTCCGCTGGATCCTCGTCCACATGATCGAGGAATACGCCCGGCACAACGGCCACGCCGACCTGATCCGCGAGTCGGTGGACGGCGCCACCGGTGAATAGCCGTTGGTCGCGCTCCAGGTTGTGGTGACAGGATTCCGGGCATGTTCTCCGGTGATTTCGAGGTGCACCTGACCGGCTCCGCCGAGGAGGCTGACGCGCTGGCCGCATTCGCCTCCCGGCGGGGTGCGAAGTTCACCCACATCCTGCTCAGCCGCGGCGAGACCCCTTCCCAGCCGATGCTGACGGTGCAGGGCAGCGGCACGCTGGAGGACCTGCACCGGTTGGCCGAGGGCTGGCGGGCCGACCTGGCCGCGGAGGGGCTGGGGCTGCTGCGGGTCAAGATCGAGGCCGCGCCGTGGAACGAGGGCGTGCCCGCGTCGGACCTGGAGGCTTCCGACGAGCTGTACTTCGAGCACCACGTGAAGGTGCTGCTGCCCTCGGACGACCGCGACAAGGTCGACCGGTTGAGGTGGACGATCGCGGAGAACGGCGCGAACGTGTCGCGCAACGCCCGGCGGCGACGCGGCCGGCACGAGGAGCGGTTCGTCACGCAGCGGTGCCGCGGGGTGGGCCGCGCCACCGCCCGGATCCGCCTGGACGCGCTGCTGGCCGTGTTGCGCGATAGCGGGTACGAGGTGCTTGAGGTCGAGGAGGAGTACGTCGTGCACGACGACGCGCTGCACGTCGACCGCGGGTGGCTCGACCCGACCCGGTGGGGCGATCGGCACAACGTGCGGGACGACCTGCTCGGCAGCGAGGCGTCCCGGGGTGACGCGCCGTCGACCTTCCGCCCTCTGGCGGTCGAAGGGCGGGACGTCCTGCAGAACCGGGTGTTCGACCCGGCGATGAAGCACTTCACCCACGCGTACCGGGCGGGCGAGCCGTTGTTCGGCGACGAAGACGAGGGCGCTCGCTGGTCGGCCGCCCGGCGAGCCGCGATGGCGCACGTGCTCGCGGTCGTGGCCGCCTCGCCGTGGGCGGGGAACCTGGTGCTGCGCGGCAGCGTCGCGCTGCGCGCCTGGCTCGGCGAGATCGCCCGCGATCCGGGCGACCTGGACTTCGTGGTGGCGCCGAAGACCTTCGCCCCGGACGGCCCGGAGGCGCGGGCGATGCTGGAG
This is a stretch of genomic DNA from Saccharothrix ecbatanensis. It encodes these proteins:
- a CDS encoding nucleotidyl transferase AbiEii/AbiGii toxin family protein, encoding MFSGDFEVHLTGSAEEADALAAFASRRGAKFTHILLSRGETPSQPMLTVQGSGTLEDLHRLAEGWRADLAAEGLGLLRVKIEAAPWNEGVPASDLEASDELYFEHHVKVLLPSDDRDKVDRLRWTIAENGANVSRNARRRRGRHEERFVTQRCRGVGRATARIRLDALLAVLRDSGYEVLEVEEEYVVHDDALHVDRGWLDPTRWGDRHNVRDDLLGSEASRGDAPSTFRPLAVEGRDVLQNRVFDPAMKHFTHAYRAGEPLFGDEDEGARWSAARRAAMAHVLAVVAASPWAGNLVLRGSVALRAWLGEIARDPGDLDFVVAPKTFAPDGPEARAMLEGLVAAVAADPGPGLRADRVVAEHIWTYERVPGRRLVFPFDVEDLPQGAVQVDVVFNEDLPDAPVTVEVPPLGTRVLAASPALSLAWKLQWLVTDKYPQGKDLYDAVLLAERTPVSLDLVRDLIRPELGDEADAFTWASVLELPVDWENFRAERPGVAGDAGPWLRRLADALSRS